The DNA sequence GGTAAAGGAAAAATATATGGAAAAGAGATACATTCTTGCATTAGACCAGGGAACAACAAGTTCGCGTAGTATTTTATTTGACAATGAGGGCAATGCTGTTGCAGTAAGTCAACAGGAATTCAAACAATACTATCCGC is a window from the Candidatus Hydrogenedens sp. genome containing:
- a CDS encoding FGGY family carbohydrate kinase, with the translated sequence MEKRYILALDQGTTSSRSILFDNEGNAVAVSQQEFKQYYP